The DNA segment AAGAACAAATCAAGAAAGATTAAAGCACGAACGCCGGAAACTTTGATTCATGCCTTGAACGTAGCTTTGAATTGTGTTAGTTGCGAAGATATAGAAAACTGGTTCAAACACGACGGATATGCGCTACAATAAGTTAAATTGCTATAGTTAGGGAATAAAAAAATAAGGAGAGATTATATGGGGAACAAAAACAGGTTTTTGAAAGTAATGACGGCAATGGGAGTTGCGGTTACCATTATGTTTGTTATGCCGATTACAGCACAAACGCAAACATGGTACTGCGGAGCATACGATAATCCAGGTGGAGTAAGCAGTGTTACCGCTACACTTGTAGACGGTACTCTAACAATTAGCGGCATTGGGAACATGAGTAATAATTATTTTATCGAC comes from the Chitinispirillales bacterium genome and includes:
- a CDS encoding leucine-rich repeat domain-containing protein; translated protein: MGNKNRFLKVMTAMGVAVTIMFVMPITAQTQTWYCGAYDNPGGVSSVTATLVDGTLTISGIGNMSNNYFIDNIPWIDQRTSITKIVIGNSVTSIGGYAFYNCSGLTSVTIGNSVTSIGGYAFYNC